Proteins encoded together in one Apis cerana isolate GH-2021 linkage group LG4, AcerK_1.0, whole genome shotgun sequence window:
- the LOC107994299 gene encoding ankyrin repeat domain-containing protein 17 isoform X2, giving the protein MQNVAQGTTSDSQKHEKSASVHHDIGKTSSTPQSSNSSPTKSETETFSELQPRFMADSSESEEDSVSEVECFAIDQVELDEGHHLESSKLLLTSEDPERSVDPETQARLESLLEVAGIGKLSSGDGKHLPDHEVLRRITSSVSCALDEAAAALTRMRSDNPRTQNEKRSLVEACTDGDVGTVKKLLTEGRSVHETTEEGESLLSLACSAGYYELAQVLLAMSANVEDRGIKGDCTPLMEAASAGHVDVVSLLIAHGADVNAQSTSGNTPLMYGCAGGHEEVVRVLLEAGANVEDHNENGHTPLMEAASAGHVPVAKILLEHGAGINTHSNEFKESALTLACYKGHLEMVRFLLEAGADQEHKTDEMHTALMEASMDGHVEVARLLLDSGAQVNMPTDSFESPLTLAACGGHVDLAMLLIERGANIEEVNDEGYTPLMEAAREGHEEMVALLLSQGANINAQTEETQETALTLACCGGFLEVADFLIKAGADIELGASTPLMEAAQEGHLELVRYLLESAADVHAQTQTGDTALTYACENGHTDVADLLLQFGADLEHESEGGRTPLMKACRAGHLCTVQFLISKRADVNRQTTNNDHTPLSLACAGGHLAVVELLLAQSANPFHKLKDNSTMLIEAAKGGHTSVVQLLLDYPHSIMMSTPHNATPTPMLLPQQQQQQQQQQQQQQQQQQQQSHPQQQQHITHQQHVPHQQHASTQPQSHQQQQQHAADQSQTQNLQPKHNTQKSLLRKNRSVTMMPDMSLTSAEAQQVRSQPAGESIVTTKDDTNILDKGSGGFTNLSEPNISLSPAPAPTPGLNVSESRKNTRQEQILHKQQIFEELQRVERELQIKGPGHWFCSAKNPVVTQQQQQQQQEDSNEPDTLSSGLVCSTSGISGNSLTHQGTSQAMSLYNAFLRGKRIAQEAQLSLAPTISETFPTTNTFPTSPPLSLATIPVTSSVPSVTSNTSSATTPSPPSISTPPTVMSVSQPITTSSDVSQSTAISDRPKAKPVSKKEGKNIRKASSSVMAGKLQQQQQQQQQQQQQANLMAGLQQQYQQKQRQHTYQVQQVHQLQQLNQQLQLQLDQVQVQQQQTQPQQQQGQPQQQPSQQQQSQSQQQTGVVTANGNNILMPTQLMSHLHPTHTHHLHDQQTTQQNLTEQADPELARLHRDGACPFVAAAQKAKALCTSESVIKLEDGTHIPLDDAFEIFRSISFDDTVDATEDQEKLELKRLEVTNGKDSQQPQQQQQQQQQQQQQHLQTTQIVQQTTSPYTSQEYFTNPVLPTLPSLQVTSAGVQIQADISADLQLTGTQPLQNQPYKDALKDYQDGYLAGLRCHFQSQLLASQITFPTQALPAVSEARGIIDSISYQTNGYTQSTACSTNQVQVATQTQAPATTTAATIVSSDKKQVYTAPTTGKGKKGKYPLLSQQPSCQQQQTANTQQQTPNFPSQNYQLDPTTVAGQYTTGVPTVGSYATSQVPPAPFSCMDVDSETDSNHDTALTLACAGGHEELVELLLSRGADIEHRDKKGFTPLILAATAGHQKVVEILLNHGADIEAQSERTKDTPLSLACSGGRYEVVELLLNRGANKEHRNVSDYTPLSLAASGGYVNIIKLLLSHGAEINSRTGSKLGISPLMLAAMNGHVAAVKLLLDMGSDINAQIETNRNTALTLACFQGRHEVVSLLLDRKANVEHRAKTGLTPLMEAASGGYVEVGRVLLTKGADVNATPVPSSRDTALTIAADKGHCRFVELLLSRGTQVEVKNKKGNSPLWLAANGGHLNVVDLLYHAGADIDSQDNRKVSCLMAAFRKGHIKVVKWMVNHVTQFPSDQEMTRYIATVSDKELLEKCQECVKVIRAAKETQAAKANKNATILLEELDMEKTREESKKAAAARRRERKKKKKLEKKEEKRKLHEEYKKNETNYEDKEENGKKSGDEECDRADDSEHETGDSCERMDSMPSPVNRSPEDPYREEGDSGIDANSQGSCSSNDVKAREKKKEKKKKKSNNSTNNEKDTSPQRSPKSVVTQSTTLSQNSITPTKSQNNASEKRIINNTSNTVSVSATSITMSSRSSTVNCNERKLKGQLVFESSRHPADREDFEATGNETYVPGKGKKSYNNQYDGDALNTSTKTNNTTSPKQGGKREEGWKEVVRKGQSDDSGRFMNSPFRSKKVSVPPNAISRVIGRGGSNINAIRGATGAHIEVEKQSKCQGERIITIKGSSDATKQAHTLIAALIKDPDVDILQMLPKSKLAVVTTSSWDKTISTVASSKAKLGPINKPLSLTSSSSSTQINKSNYTSGVSTVNQLIPLRSSSTIKLAGAFPTPLPRATAPRLVAAAEKRAQAVAAQMASSSNTKTTMSYTSAIMTAGRATKIVTTSTTQTFAAKLSEITASTHTSTTVMQSTHTTVNKQKSLQANTVTVVSATAAAMAQTSSQQSAVNTSPKHCRPLPTLSAPPTMVSHYSGKSTYSPGSNAAVSPATSTVVAYCSESTVTSTCSNSSIRVSPSPPISSQCQQQLQQQQQQQQQQQQQQQQQQQQQARSSPPIASTIQEQQQQQQQQQQQQQQQQQQQQQQQQQTNNTPLEYSLFNDTFTKVTQQSMWGGRENESQKGMNFATVAGGGGVSVNISGSSSSKFIDNVPPQVDASKAPGYRGTTMCSPVSSKSNNTTNTNVTSIGSGGVSSNTGHNPIQPPQFQSSGNYSEHPLSNKPPGSLAVARPVIPQQNIEMGAAMGAQFSRPVFQGELTGTRNTTTHQPHVIASTSQPTLDVGLFKGNNIGYEHPNVNSSLLKMVPNEGQGHPLLPFHPHMQNFTQTISPSASVNTTVSMSRLNPRAPDFSSSLHLNSKPQVTMFNAGSPAAGMHPNMFATVPPPPPSAIQSNNLAMLGNFPLGKYQAPSRATPGNTGISTNGQTRWPFAPPHNNYPPHQDPMISQISFSNHLANITAQPGSIDLITSLENGGSPAISPSSPAQVAQEMNQLKIEDRKVPRPIGTERAWKNYATAGMGPGGDADSINWMLNNEKLVGSWASLAPGIDRHQMFRSNATYNRISNVDAELHQMMESSFQGHVDTQQQPFPNGSATTLSLMPGLTLLPGQFGTPTLTEIPPNETNKMDPPAWGIPDAVQDKQHPAWNKWTH; this is encoded by the exons ATGCAGAATGTAGCACAAGGAACGACCTCGGATAGTCAGAAGCACGAGAAATCAGCAAGCGTTCACCACGACATTGGAAAGACGTCGTCGACTCCCCAGTCTTCGAATTCCAGCCCTACGAAGTCAGAGACCGAAACCTTCTCCGAACTGCAGCCTCGCTTTATGGCAGACTCGTCGGAGAGCGAAGAGGACAGTGTTTCAGAG GTGGAGTGTTTTGCAATTGATCAGGTTGAATTAGACGAAGGTCATCATTTAGAGTCATCCAAGCTTCTGTTAACTTCTGAAGATCCAGAGAGATCTGTGGATCCCGAAACTCAGGCTCGATTAGAATCATTGCTGGAAGTAGCTGGTATTGGCAAGTTGTCATCAGGCGATGGGAAGCACTTACCTGATCACGAAGTGCTCCGTCGCATAACATCTAGTGTTTCTTGTGCATTAGATGAAGCAGCAGCTGCATTGACTCGTATGCGCAGCGATAATCCACGCACACAAAACGAAAAGCGCTCTCTTGTAGAGGCTTGCACTGACGGGGACGTAGGtactgttaaaaaattattaacagaaGGACGCAGTGTTCACGAAACTacagaagagggagagagtttGCTCTCCCTCGCTTGTTCAGCTGGATATTACGAACTTGCTCAG GTACTTTTGGCAATGAGTGCAAACGTAGAGGATCGTGGTATAAAGGGGGATTGTACCCCTTTAATGGAGGCTGCCAGTGCAGGGCATGTAGATGTTGTAAGCTTGCTTATTGCTCATGGAGCTGATGTTAATGCTCAATCTACTTCAG GTAATACACCTCTTATGTATGGCTGTGCGGGTGGTCATGAGGAGGTAGTGCGAGTATTATTAGAAGCAGGTGCCAATGTTGAAGATCATAACGAAAATGGTCATACTCCTTTAATGGAAGCAGCTAGTGCTGGACATGTTCCAGTAGCTAAGATCTTGTTGGAACATGGCGCTGGAATTAATACTCATTCCAatgaatttaaagaatctgCTTTAACACTGGCCTGTTACAAAGGACATTTGGAAATGGTTCGCTTCTTATTAGAAGCTGGTGCAGACCAG GAGCACAAAACTGATGAAATGCACACTGCCCTTATGGAAGCATCGATGGATGGTCATGTAGAAGTAGCTCGTTTGCTCTTAGATTCAGGTGCGCAAGTGAATATGCCAACAGACAGTTTTGAATCTCCATTAACTTTGGCTGCTTGTGGAGGTCACGTCGATCTTGCTATGCTTTTGATCGAGCGAGGAGCAAATATCGAGGAAGTAAACGATGAAGGTTATACGCCACTAATGGAAGCAGCACGTGAAGGTCACGAAGAAATGGTTGCTTTGCTTTTAAGTCAAG GGGCTAACATCAATGCTCAAACTGAGGAAACACAAGAAACAGCGCTTACTTTAGCTTGTTGTGGTGGCTTTCTAGAAGTTGcagattttttgattaaagcAGGAGCTGACATCGAATTGGGTGCTTCTACTCCTCTAATGGAAGCTGCACAGGAAGGTCATTTAGAACTTGTTCGTTATTTACTTGAATCTGCAGCAGATGTCCATGCTCAAACACAAACAGGAGATACTGCATTAACTTATGCTTGTGAAAATGGTCATACTGATGTTGCGGATCTTCTACTTCAATTTGGTGCTGATTTA gagcATGAATCAGAAGGAGGAAGAACACCGCTAATGAAAGCATGTAGAGCTGGTCACCTCTGTACAGTTCAGTTTCTTATATCAAAGCGTGCAGATGTTAATAGACAAACAACGAATAATGATCATACTCCTCTTTCACTAGCATGTGCTGGTGGGCATTTGGCAGTTGTAGAATTGTTACTTGCACAGTCTGCTAATCCATTTCATAAATTGAAG GATAATTCTACAATGTTAATAGAAGCTGCAAAAGGTGGACATACTAGTGTAGTTCAACTTCTGTTGGATTATCCTCACAGTATTATGATGAGTACACCGCATAATGCAACACCTACACCTATGTTGCTTCcccaacaacaacaacaacaacaacagcaacagcagcagcagcaacagcagcaacaacaacaatcacATCCACAGCAACAACAGCATATTACGCACCAACAACATGTGCCCCATCAACAACATGCATCAACCCAACCCCAATCACatcaacaacagcaacaacatgCTGCAGATCAATCACAAACACAAAATCTTCAACCTAAACATAATAcacaaaaatcattattaagaaaaaatcgatCTGTAACAATGATGCCAGATATGAGTCTTACTTCTGCAGAGGCGCAACAAGTTCGTTCTCAACCCGCAGGAGAATCAATTGTAACAACTAAAGATGATACTAATATTCTGGATAAAGGCAGTGGAGGATTTACTAATCTTTCAGAGCCTAACATTAGTCTTAGCCCTGCTCCTGCGCCAACACCAGGATTGAATGTCTCAGAAAGTCGAAAAAATACTCGACAAGAACAGATTCTTCATAAACAacaaattttcgaagaattacAA agGGTAGAAAGAGAACTTCAAATTAAGGGTCCAGGACATTGGTTTTGTAGTGCAAAAAATCCTGTTGTAACgcagcaacagcaacaacagcagcagGAAGATTCTAATGAACCAGATACATTGTCATCAg GTTTAGTTTGCAGTACAAGTGGCATATCCGGAAATTCATTAACTCATCAAGGCACTAGCCAGGCAATGTCATTGTATAATGCATTTCTTAGAGGAAAACGAATTGCACAAGAAGCTCAGTTATCTTTAGCTCCAACCATATCGGAAACTTTTCCTACGACAAATACTTTTCCTACTTCTCCTCCCCTTTCTCTTGCGACAATACCTGTTACGTCGTCTGTTCCATCAGTTACTTCAAATACATCTTCAGCAACTACACCAAGTCCTCCAAGCATATCCACACCTCCTACTGTCATGTCAGTTTCTCAACCTATTACCACAAGTAGCGATGTTAGCCAGAGTACTGCTATAAGTGATCGCCCGAAAGCAAAGCCTGTCTCTAAAAAAGAAGGCAAGAATATTCGGAAAGCTTCATCTAGTGTAATGGCTGGAAAATTgcaacagcagcaacaacaacaacagcagcaacaacaacaggcTAATTTAATGGCTGGTCTTCAGCAACAATATCAGCAAAAACAACGACAACATACTTACCAAGTTCAACAGGTACATCAGCTGCAACAACTTAATCAGCAATTGCAATTACAGTTGGATCAAGTACAg GTACAGCAACAGCAAACGCAACCGCAACAACAGCAAGGTCAACCACAACAGCAGCCATCTCAACAACAGCAATCGCAATCACAGCAACAAACTGGAGTAGTAACTGCTAATGGGAATAATATACTTATGCCCACTCAATTAATGTCACATCTTCATCCTACACATACTCATCATCTTCATGATCAG CAAACAACTCAACAAAATCTAACGGAGCAGGCTGATCCTGAATTAGCAAGATTACATCGAGATGGAGCTTGTCCCTTTGTTGCTGCTGCTCAAAAGGCAAAGGCTCTCTGTACAAGTGAAagtgttataaaattagaagatgGTACGCATATTCCTCTGGATGatgcttttgaaatttttcgatctatTAGCTTTGACGATACTGTTgatg CGACAGAAGATCAAGAAAAACTTGAACTGAAAAGATTAGAAGTGACAAATGGTAAGGATTCTCAGCAAccgcaacaacaacaacagcaacaacaacaacagcaacaacaacattTGCAAACCACGCAAATAGTTCAACAAACAACCAGTCCTTATACTTCTCAAGAATATTTTACCAATCCTGTGCTACCAACTTTGCCTTCACTTCAAGTAACTAGTGCTGGTGTTCAGATACAAGCTGATATATCAGCAGATTTACAGTTAACTGGTACGCAACCTCTACAGAACCAACCTTATAAAGACGCATTAAAAGATTATCAAGATGGATATCTTGCTGGTCTTCGATGCCATTTTCAATCGCAGTTATTAGCATCTCAGATAA CATTTCCTACACAAGCTTTACCGGCTGTAAGTGAAGCAAGAGGAATAATAGATAGTATATCCTATCAGACAAATGGTTATACTCAATCAACAGCTTGCAGTACTAATCAAGTTCAAGTGGCTACTCAAACTCAAGCACCAGCAACTACAACAGCTGCTACTATTGTTTCTTCAGATAAGAAGCAAGTTTATACAGCACCTACAACCggtaaaggaaagaaaggaaaatatccACTTTTATCTCAACAACCATCTTGTCAACAACAACAAACTGCCAATACCCAACAGCAGACCCCTAATTTCCCCAGCCAAAATTATCAATTGGATCCAACAACAG tcGCTGGTCAGTACACAACAGGTGTTCCTACAGTTGGTAGTTATGCTACTAGTCAAGTACCACCTGCACCATTTTCTTGTATGGATGTGGATTCCGAAACAGACAGTAATCATGATACAGCCTTGACTTTAGCATGTGCTGGTGGTCACGAAGAACTTGTTGAACTTTTGTTAAGCCGTGGTGCAGATATag AACACAGAGATAAAAAGGGATTTACTCCACTTATTTTGGCAGCAACAGCAGGACATCAAAAAGTGGTAGAAATTCTTTTGAATCATGGAGCTGATATAGAAGCTCAATCTGAACGTACTAAGGATACGCCTCTGTCTCTTGCCTGTAGTGGTGGTAGATATGAAGTGGTAGAACTTCTACTTAATCGGGGTGCTAATAAGGAGCATCGTAATGTTTCTGATTACACACCCTTGAGTCTTGCAGCATCCGGTggttatgttaatataataaagcttCTCCTTAGTCATGGTGCTGAAATTAATTCCCGAACTGGTTCGAAATTAGGTATTTCTCCACTCATGCTTGCTGCTATGAATGGTCATGTTG cggcggtgaaattattattagatatggGCAGTGATATAAATGCTCAAATTGAAACTAATCGTAATACGGCGCTAACATTGGCGTGTTTCCAAGGAAGACATGAAGTTGTTAGTCTTCTCCTTGATCGAAAAGCTAACGTAGAACATCGAGCTAAG accGGCTTAACACCATTGATGGAAGCAGCTAGTGGAGGATATGTAGAAGTTGGACGAGTTTTATTAACTAAAGGAGCTGATGTTAATGCTACTCCTGTTCCATCATCTCGCGATACTGCTCTCACCATTGCTGCTGATAAAGGACACTGCCGTTttgtagaattattattgtcaag AGGAACGCAAgttgaagtaaaaaataagaaggGAAATAGTCCATTATGGTTAGCGGCAAATGGTGGGCATTTAAATGTTGTTGATTTACTGTACCATGCTGGAGCAGATATCGATTCACAAGACAATCGAAAg gtTTCTTGTTTGATGGCCGCATTTCGTAAAGGACACATTAAAGTTGTTAAATGGATGGTAAATCATGTTACTCAATTTCCAAGTGACCAAGAAATGACAAGGTATATAGCTACCGTCAGTGACAAGGAGCTCCTAGAAAAATGTCAAGAATGTGTGAAAGTTATTCGAGCAGCAAAAGAAACTCAAGCAGcaaaagcaaataaaaatgcaacgaTTTTATTGGAAGAACTTGATATGGAGAAAACGAgagaagaatcgaaaaaagCAGCGGCTGCTCGTAGACGagagcgaaagaaaaaaaagaaacttgaaaaaaaagaagaaaaacgaaaattacatgaagaatacaagaaaaatgaaacaaattatgAAGATaaggaagaaaatggaaaaaaatccgGAGACGAAGAATGCGATAGAGCGGATGATAGTGAACATGAAACTGGAGATAGTTGTGAAAGAATGGACAGTATGCCATCACCAGTTAATAGAAGTCCAGAGGATCCTTATAGAGAGGAAGGCGATAGTGGAATTGATGCAAATAGTCAAGGTAGTTGCAGTAGTAATGATGTCAAAgctagagaaaaaaagaaagaaaagaagaaaaagaaatctaataattctactaataatgaaaaagatacgTCTCCTCAAAGATCTCCAAAGTCTGTTGTTACACAAAGCACTACTTTATCACAAAATTCTATTACTCCTACTAAATCTCAAAATAATGCGTCCGAAAA aagaattataaataatacatctaATACAGTATCTGTATCCGCGACTTCTATTACAATGAGTTCTAGGTCTTCGACTGTAAATTGTAATGAACGAAAATTGAAAGGTCAACTAGTGTTTGAATCGTCGAGACATCCTGCCGATAGAGAAGATTTCGAAGCAACTGGTAATGAAACCTATGTGCCTGGTAAAGGCAAAAAATcctataataatcaatatgatGGTGATGCATTAAATACTTCTACAAAGACAAATAATACAACCAGTCCTAAGCAGGGTGGTAAACGCGAAGAAGGCTGGAAAGAAGTTGTACGAAA ggGACAATCTGATGATTCTGGAAGATTTATGAATTCACCATTCCGTTCAAAGAAAGTATCTGTTCCACCAAATGCTATTAGTCGAGTTATTGGAAGAGGCGGAAGTAATATAAATGCTATTAGAGGTGCAACGGGAGCGCATATTGAAGTTGAAAAACAAAGCAAATGTCAGGGTGAAcgaattattactattaa aGGATCATCTGATGCAACAAAACAAGCTCACACATTAATAGCTGCTCTCATTAAGGATCCAGATGTTGACATACTACAAATGCTTCCAAAATCGAAATTGGCAGTTGTTACAACTTCTTCTTGGGATAAAACAATATCTACTGTAGCT tcgAGTAAAGCAAAGTTGGGTCCTATAAATAAACCTCTAAGTCTAACGTCTAGTTCCAGTAGCacgcaaattaataaatctaattatacATCTGGAGTGTCTACCGTTAATCAGTTGATTCCACTTCGATCATCATCTACTATTAAACTTGCTGGAGCATTTCCAACACCTTTGCCACGTGCGACGGCACCTAGACTCGTAGCTGCAg cTGAAAAACGAGCCCAAGCTGTAGCAGCTCAAATGGCTTCGTCATCAAATACAAAGACGACAATGTCATATACGAGTGCAATTATGACTGCTGGACGAGCAACTAAAATTGTAACGACAAGTACTACGCAAACATTTGCAGCAAAATTATCTGAAATCACTGCCTCAACGCATACATCTACTACCGTCATGCAATCCACTCATACTACggtaaacaaacaaaaatcgtTGCAAGCAAATACAGTGACTGTTGTATCAGCTACAGCCGCGGCAATGGCTCAGACTTCATCTCAACAGTCTGCAGTCAATACATCGCCAAAACACTGCCGACCACTGCCTACTTTGTCTGCTCCACCAACTATGGTTTCTCATTACTCTGGAAAATCTACTTATTCTCCCGGCTCAAATGCGGCGGTTTCGCCAGCAACAAGCACTGTGGTTGCATACTGTTCGGAAAGTACTGTCACTTCAACTTGTTCAAACTCGTCAATACGAGTTAGTCCGTCGCCCCCGATATCATCACAGTGTCAACAGCAATtacagcagcagcaacagcagcagcagcagcagcaacaacaacaacaacagcagcagcagcaacaagcACGTAGTTCGCCACCAATTGCCTCAACAATTCAagagcaacagcagcagcagcagcagcagcaacaacaacaacaacaacaacaacaacagcaacaacaacaacaacaacagacGAATAATACACCTcttgaatattcattatttaatgatacttTTACTAAAGTTACGCAACAGTCAATGTGGGGTGGCCGAGAAAATGAATCTCAAAAGGGTATGAATTTTGCAACTGTAGCTGGAGGTGGTGGAGTGTCCGTAAATATCTCGGGTTCATCTTCATCTAAATTTATTGACAACGTACCCCCTCAG GTAGATGCTTCAAAAGCTCCTGGATATCGAGGAACAACAATGTGTTCTCCCGTTTCAAGTAAATCAAACAATACAACTAACACGAATGTGACTAGTATAGGAAGTGGTGGCGTATCATCAAATACAGGCCATAATCCTATTCAACCACCACAATTTCAGTCATCCGGAAATTACAGCGAACATCCTCTTTCAAATAAACCACCTGGTAGTTTGGCAGTAGCACGACCGGTGATTCCTcaacaaaatatagaaatggGAGCAGCTATGGGAGCACAATTTAGTAGACCAGTATTTCAAGGAGAATTGACGGGAACTCGTAATACAACGACTCATCAGCCGCACGTGATAGCTTCTACGTCACAACCAACGTTGGACGTAGGTTTGTTTAAAGGAAACAATATTGGTTATGAACATCCAAATGTAAATTCAAGTTTACTAAAGATGGTGCCGAACGAAGGGCAAGGTCATCCACTTTTACCTTTCCATCCACATATGCAAAATTTCACACAAACAATTTCACCATCTGCTTCGGTGAATACTACTGTCAGTATGTCCAGATTAAATCCTAGAGCGCCTGATTTTTCTAGTTCGCTACATTTAAATAGCAAACCTCAAGTGACAATGTTTAATGCGGGTTCGCCGGCGGCGGGAATGCATCCAAATATGTTTGCAACTGTACCACCACCCCCTCCATCCGCGATCCAATCTAATAATCTAGCAATGCTTGGAAATTTTCCTTTGGGAAAATATCAGGCACCATCTCGAGCCACTCCCGGAAATACCGGAATCTCAACTAATGGACAAACTCGTTGGCCATTTGCTCCGCCGCACAATAATTACCCGCCCCATCAAGATCCAATGATAAGTCAAATTAGTTTCTCCAATCATTTGGCAAATATAACCGCACAACCTGGAAGCATCGATTTAATTACGAGCTTGGAAAATGGTGGGTCACCAGCTATATCACCTTCTTCACCAGCACAAGTAGCTCAGGAAATGAATCAGCTTAAAATAGAAGACCGTAAGGTACCACGACCGATCGGTACAGAAAGAGCATGGAAAAATTATGCAACAGCAGGGATGGGACCTGGTGGTGATGCCGATTCCATCAATTGGATGTTAAACAATGAAAAACTTGTTGGATCTTGGGCAAGTTTAGCGCCAGGAATAGATAGGCATCAAATGTTTCGATCTAATGCTACTTATAATCGTATATCCAATGTTGATGCTGAATTACATCAAATGATGGAATCTTCTTTTcag GGTCACGTTGATACTCAACAACAACCTTTTCCTAATGGAAGCGCAACTACTTTGTCGCTAATGCCAGGATTAACGTTATTGCCAGGACAATTTGGAACACCTACATTGACAGAAATTCCtccaaatgaaacaaataaaatggatCCACCAGCATGGGGAATACCAGATGCTGTGCAAGATAAACAACATCCg GCATGGAATAAATGGActcattaa